In Poecile atricapillus isolate bPoeAtr1 chromosome W, bPoeAtr1.hap1, whole genome shotgun sequence, one DNA window encodes the following:
- the LOC131591733 gene encoding protein mono-ADP-ribosyltransferase PARP12-like isoform X4 produces MSGIGSMIPSNGLSTGKRAGSQKYKLDFADMIQTNLLFQTQRSVIRLPKQPEGGQDGSQNMTLSHPVYPPQWDKTALPDIGFKLIQLSYDSQEYRKIKSLFEKTMKNYCINQLQRIQNPTLWDIFQWQKEKMRKLHQLKAVNERLLFHGTSPSHVSAICEQNFDWRLCGTHGTMYGKGSYFARDASYSHEYCSSHSGRYRMFVAQVLVGDFVQGNPEYCRPPPRAKNSNRLYDSCVDDPTDPSIFVIFEKQQIYPAYILEYSTETSCVVL; encoded by the exons ATGTCTGGTATTGGCTCGATGATTCCAAGCAATGGATTGAGTACGGGAAAGAG ggCTGGTTCTCAGAAGTATAAGTTAGACTTTGCAG aCATGATCCAAACAAATCTGCTCTTTCAAACTCAAAGAAGTGTTATTCGACTGCCTAAACAGCCTGAAGGTGGACAAGATGGAAG CCAAAACATGACTCTCTCGCATCCTGTCTATCCTCCACAGTGGGACAAAACTGCTCTACCTGATATCGGGTTCAAG ttGATACAGCTCAGTTATGATTCCCAAGAATATAGAAAAATCAAGAGTCTGTTTGAGAAGACAATGAAAAATTACTGCATCAACCAACTGCAGAGGATCCAGAACCCAACACTTTGGGACATTTTTCAGTG gcaaaaagaaaagatgagGAAGCTCCATCAATTGAAAGCGGTAAATGAGAGGCTCCTGTTCCATGGCACAAGTCCATCCCATGTGTCTGCCATCTGTGAGCAGAACTTTGACTGGAGACTCTGTGGGACTCATGGGACGATGTATGGAAAAG GAAGCTACTTTGCCAGAGATGCCAGCTATTCCCACGAGTACTGTTCCTCTCACAGTGGGCGCTACAGAATGTTTGTAGCCCAGGTTCTTGTTGGAGACTTTGTGCAGGGGAATCCTGAGTACTGCCGCCCTCCACCCAGAGCCAAAAATTCAAACAGACTTTATGACAGCTGCGTGGATGACCCGACAGACCCTTCCATCTTTGTCATCTTTGAGAAGCAACAAATTTACCCTGCCTATATCTTGGAGTACAGCACTGAGACCAGCTGTGTGGTCCTGTAA
- the LOC131591733 gene encoding protein mono-ADP-ribosyltransferase PARP12-like isoform X3: MEYVWYWLDDSKQWIEYGKEHPDHVTATVTSAFLENEYLADKNGVIFFRAGSQKYKLDFADMIQTNLLFQTQRSVIRLPKQPEGGQDGSQNMTLSHPVYPPQWDKTALPDIGFKLIQLSYDSQEYRKIKSLFEKTMKNYCINQLQRIQNPTLWDIFQWQKEKMRKLHQLKAVNERLLFHGTSPSHVSAICEQNFDWRLCGTHGTMYGKGSYFARDASYSHEYCSSHSGRYRMFVAQVLVGDFVQGNPEYCRPPPRAKNSNRLYDSCVDDPTDPSIFVIFEKQQIYPAYILEYSTETSCVVL; the protein is encoded by the exons ATGGAGTATGTCTGGTATTGGCTCGATGATTCCAAGCAATGGATTGAGTACGGGAAAGAG CACCCAGATCACGTCACTGCCACTGTAACATCTGCATTTCTGGAGAATGAATATCTAGCTGACAAGAAtggtgttatttttttcagggCTGGTTCTCAGAAGTATAAGTTAGACTTTGCAG aCATGATCCAAACAAATCTGCTCTTTCAAACTCAAAGAAGTGTTATTCGACTGCCTAAACAGCCTGAAGGTGGACAAGATGGAAG CCAAAACATGACTCTCTCGCATCCTGTCTATCCTCCACAGTGGGACAAAACTGCTCTACCTGATATCGGGTTCAAG ttGATACAGCTCAGTTATGATTCCCAAGAATATAGAAAAATCAAGAGTCTGTTTGAGAAGACAATGAAAAATTACTGCATCAACCAACTGCAGAGGATCCAGAACCCAACACTTTGGGACATTTTTCAGTG gcaaaaagaaaagatgagGAAGCTCCATCAATTGAAAGCGGTAAATGAGAGGCTCCTGTTCCATGGCACAAGTCCATCCCATGTGTCTGCCATCTGTGAGCAGAACTTTGACTGGAGACTCTGTGGGACTCATGGGACGATGTATGGAAAAG GAAGCTACTTTGCCAGAGATGCCAGCTATTCCCACGAGTACTGTTCCTCTCACAGTGGGCGCTACAGAATGTTTGTAGCCCAGGTTCTTGTTGGAGACTTTGTGCAGGGGAATCCTGAGTACTGCCGCCCTCCACCCAGAGCCAAAAATTCAAACAGACTTTATGACAGCTGCGTGGATGACCCGACAGACCCTTCCATCTTTGTCATCTTTGAGAAGCAACAAATTTACCCTGCCTATATCTTGGAGTACAGCACTGAGACCAGCTGTGTGGTCCTGTAA
- the LOC131591733 gene encoding protein mono-ADP-ribosyltransferase PARP12-like isoform X1 yields the protein MMKWIQVRSGNASRVPDNSQSLLKPGFAEAEPPGTASHSTPLVKQDQYGWLGNQPAEDLAEPGAVSRIECRAETLLHPDHVTATVTSAFLENEYLADKNGVIFFRAGSQKYKLDFADMIQTNLLFQTQRSVIRLPKQPEGGQDGSQNMTLSHPVYPPQWDKTALPDIGFKLIQLSYDSQEYRKIKSLFEKTMKNYCINQLQRIQNPTLWDIFQWQKEKMRKLHQLKAVNERLLFHGTSPSHVSAICEQNFDWRLCGTHGTMYGKGSYFARDASYSHEYCSSHSGRYRMFVAQVLVGDFVQGNPEYCRPPPRAKNSNRLYDSCVDDPTDPSIFVIFEKQQIYPAYILEYSTETSCVVL from the exons ATGATGAAATGGATTCAAGTGAGATCTGGAAATGCTTCCAGGGTCCCAGACAACAGCCAGTCTCTCCTCAAGCCAGGCTTTGCTGAAGCTGAACCCCCTGGTACAGCTTCCCACAGCACCCCACTGGTGAAGCAGGACCAGTATGGGTGGCTGGGGAACCAACCTGCAGAAGACCTTGCAGAACCAG GTGCTGTGTCTAGGATAGAGTGCAGAGCAGAGACTTTGCTG CACCCAGATCACGTCACTGCCACTGTAACATCTGCATTTCTGGAGAATGAATATCTAGCTGACAAGAAtggtgttatttttttcagggCTGGTTCTCAGAAGTATAAGTTAGACTTTGCAG aCATGATCCAAACAAATCTGCTCTTTCAAACTCAAAGAAGTGTTATTCGACTGCCTAAACAGCCTGAAGGTGGACAAGATGGAAG CCAAAACATGACTCTCTCGCATCCTGTCTATCCTCCACAGTGGGACAAAACTGCTCTACCTGATATCGGGTTCAAG ttGATACAGCTCAGTTATGATTCCCAAGAATATAGAAAAATCAAGAGTCTGTTTGAGAAGACAATGAAAAATTACTGCATCAACCAACTGCAGAGGATCCAGAACCCAACACTTTGGGACATTTTTCAGTG gcaaaaagaaaagatgagGAAGCTCCATCAATTGAAAGCGGTAAATGAGAGGCTCCTGTTCCATGGCACAAGTCCATCCCATGTGTCTGCCATCTGTGAGCAGAACTTTGACTGGAGACTCTGTGGGACTCATGGGACGATGTATGGAAAAG GAAGCTACTTTGCCAGAGATGCCAGCTATTCCCACGAGTACTGTTCCTCTCACAGTGGGCGCTACAGAATGTTTGTAGCCCAGGTTCTTGTTGGAGACTTTGTGCAGGGGAATCCTGAGTACTGCCGCCCTCCACCCAGAGCCAAAAATTCAAACAGACTTTATGACAGCTGCGTGGATGACCCGACAGACCCTTCCATCTTTGTCATCTTTGAGAAGCAACAAATTTACCCTGCCTATATCTTGGAGTACAGCACTGAGACCAGCTGTGTGGTCCTGTAA
- the LOC131591733 gene encoding protein mono-ADP-ribosyltransferase PARP12-like isoform X2, with amino-acid sequence MAEQAARCPSALLHLSCLLTHLSAAEMEYVWYWLDDSKQWIEYGKEHPDHVTATVTSAFLENEYLADKNGVIFFRAGSQKYKLDFADMIQTNLLFQTQRSVIRLPKQPEGGQDGSQNMTLSHPVYPPQWDKTALPDIGFKLIQLSYDSQEYRKIKSLFEKTMKNYCINQLQRIQNPTLWDIFQWQKEKMRKLHQLKAVNERLLFHGTSPSHVSAICEQNFDWRLCGTHGTMYGKGSYFARDASYSHEYCSSHSGRYRMFVAQVLVGDFVQGNPEYCRPPPRAKNSNRLYDSCVDDPTDPSIFVIFEKQQIYPAYILEYSTETSCVVL; translated from the exons AT GGCAGAGCAAGCAGCCAGGTGCCCATCTGCTCTTCTGCACTTGAGTTGTCTCCTGACCCATCTGTCTGCTGCTGAAATGGAGTATGTCTGGTATTGGCTCGATGATTCCAAGCAATGGATTGAGTACGGGAAAGAG CACCCAGATCACGTCACTGCCACTGTAACATCTGCATTTCTGGAGAATGAATATCTAGCTGACAAGAAtggtgttatttttttcagggCTGGTTCTCAGAAGTATAAGTTAGACTTTGCAG aCATGATCCAAACAAATCTGCTCTTTCAAACTCAAAGAAGTGTTATTCGACTGCCTAAACAGCCTGAAGGTGGACAAGATGGAAG CCAAAACATGACTCTCTCGCATCCTGTCTATCCTCCACAGTGGGACAAAACTGCTCTACCTGATATCGGGTTCAAG ttGATACAGCTCAGTTATGATTCCCAAGAATATAGAAAAATCAAGAGTCTGTTTGAGAAGACAATGAAAAATTACTGCATCAACCAACTGCAGAGGATCCAGAACCCAACACTTTGGGACATTTTTCAGTG gcaaaaagaaaagatgagGAAGCTCCATCAATTGAAAGCGGTAAATGAGAGGCTCCTGTTCCATGGCACAAGTCCATCCCATGTGTCTGCCATCTGTGAGCAGAACTTTGACTGGAGACTCTGTGGGACTCATGGGACGATGTATGGAAAAG GAAGCTACTTTGCCAGAGATGCCAGCTATTCCCACGAGTACTGTTCCTCTCACAGTGGGCGCTACAGAATGTTTGTAGCCCAGGTTCTTGTTGGAGACTTTGTGCAGGGGAATCCTGAGTACTGCCGCCCTCCACCCAGAGCCAAAAATTCAAACAGACTTTATGACAGCTGCGTGGATGACCCGACAGACCCTTCCATCTTTGTCATCTTTGAGAAGCAACAAATTTACCCTGCCTATATCTTGGAGTACAGCACTGAGACCAGCTGTGTGGTCCTGTAA